Proteins encoded within one genomic window of Akkermansiaceae bacterium:
- a CDS encoding aminotransferase class III-fold pyridoxal phosphate-dependent enzyme, with the protein MSASLLDQYTMPNYRRYEFYPERGEGSYLWDRDGKKYLDFAGGVAVCPLGHSHPEVVKAIQDQAAKLIHVSNWFQIPQQGELAKVLVEDVLGIPGKCFFGNSGAEANEGLIKIARKYGIAKPAADGTPRHEILTFTGSFHGRTFATMTATAQEKIHGGFGPLLPGFRYLPFNDISALEAAITPNTVAILLEPVQGESGVHPATPEFLRAAAKLRDKHDLLLLFDEIQCGLGRTGELGGWRSIIPGDEILPDAISWAKSIGSGYALGSFWARKRPVGDGMDLCDILGPGSHGSTYGGSPLACATALATVGVILRENLAAQAKAIGSAISDEISSWEVPALKGVRAFGCMIGLQLDTSVIEANDDFKTSGKAASIWVGQLLMDAGLLVIPAGLDVVRLLPPLNASGAEAAEALEILKRVLAAV; encoded by the coding sequence ATGAGCGCCTCGCTTCTCGACCAATACACGATGCCGAACTACCGCCGCTACGAGTTCTACCCGGAACGCGGCGAAGGCTCGTATCTCTGGGACCGGGACGGCAAGAAGTATCTGGATTTCGCCGGTGGCGTCGCGGTCTGCCCGCTGGGCCACTCCCATCCGGAGGTGGTGAAGGCGATCCAGGACCAGGCCGCGAAGCTGATCCACGTCTCGAACTGGTTCCAGATCCCACAACAGGGGGAGCTGGCGAAAGTGCTGGTGGAGGATGTCCTCGGCATTCCCGGGAAGTGCTTTTTCGGCAACTCCGGCGCGGAGGCGAACGAGGGGCTCATCAAGATCGCCCGGAAATACGGCATCGCGAAACCCGCCGCCGATGGCACACCGCGGCATGAGATCCTGACTTTCACCGGCAGTTTCCACGGCCGGACCTTCGCCACCATGACGGCGACCGCACAGGAGAAGATCCACGGCGGCTTCGGCCCGTTGCTGCCGGGCTTCAGGTATCTTCCGTTCAACGACATCTCCGCCCTGGAAGCCGCCATCACCCCGAACACGGTGGCCATCCTGCTGGAGCCGGTGCAGGGGGAAAGCGGCGTCCACCCGGCCACGCCGGAATTCCTCCGCGCCGCGGCGAAGCTGCGGGACAAGCACGACCTGCTGCTGCTGTTCGATGAAATCCAGTGCGGCCTCGGACGGACCGGTGAGCTGGGTGGATGGCGCTCGATCATCCCGGGGGACGAGATCCTTCCCGACGCCATCAGTTGGGCGAAATCGATCGGCAGCGGCTATGCGCTGGGTTCCTTCTGGGCCCGCAAGCGCCCTGTCGGTGATGGCATGGACCTCTGCGACATCCTCGGACCAGGCAGCCATGGCAGCACCTACGGTGGCTCGCCTCTCGCCTGCGCCACCGCCCTGGCGACTGTGGGAGTGATCTTGCGGGAGAACCTCGCGGCCCAGGCAAAGGCAATCGGTTCCGCCATTTCGGATGAAATCTCCTCGTGGGAGGTTCCGGCCCTCAAAGGCGTCCGCGCCTTCGGCTGCATGATCGGACTACAGCTCGACACCTCCGTGATCGAGGCGAACGATGACTTCAAAACCTCCGGCAAGGCGGCCTCCATCTGGGTCGGCCAGCTTTTGATGGATGCCGGACTGCTGGTGATCCCCGCCGGGCTGGATGTCGTCCGCCTGCTGCCGCCTCTGAACGCCAGTGGCGCAGAGGCGGCTGAAGCACTGGAGATCCTGAAAAGGGTGCTGGCCGCGGTCTGA